In one Bacillus thuringiensis genomic region, the following are encoded:
- the rbsB gene encoding ribose ABC transporter substrate-binding protein RbsB, whose product MKKWLLILVACIMVITAGCSMEPPEWAKDSSDKGRNKTIKVGFSVSTLNNPFFVTLKKGAEKKAKDSGIELIAVDAQNDAAKQTNDVEDLIQKGVDVVVINPTDSDAVASAVSAANAANVPVITVDRVANSGKVVSHIASNNIEGGQMASDYIRELVGDGANVAELEGIPGSSAARERGKGFHNVADKSLQVVAKQAADFDRAKGLSVMENILQANSDIKAVFAHNDEMALGALEALKSAGKTDVVVVGFDATEDAVKAVNDGRMAATVAQKPELIGEKAMQTAKEITQGKKVDKSIPIELELIKKNK is encoded by the coding sequence ATGAAGAAATGGTTACTTATACTCGTTGCATGTATTATGGTCATTACTGCTGGTTGTTCAATGGAACCACCAGAATGGGCAAAGGATTCTAGCGATAAAGGTCGAAATAAAACTATTAAAGTTGGATTCTCTGTTTCAACTTTAAATAATCCCTTCTTTGTAACTTTGAAAAAGGGTGCAGAAAAGAAAGCGAAAGATAGCGGCATCGAATTGATTGCTGTTGATGCACAAAATGATGCAGCAAAGCAAACGAACGATGTTGAAGATTTAATTCAAAAGGGTGTCGATGTAGTTGTTATTAATCCGACCGATTCAGATGCTGTTGCTTCAGCAGTAAGTGCGGCAAATGCAGCGAATGTTCCTGTTATTACAGTAGACCGCGTTGCGAATTCAGGTAAGGTTGTTTCTCACATTGCATCTAATAATATCGAAGGTGGTCAAATGGCTAGTGATTACATTCGTGAATTAGTCGGCGATGGAGCAAACGTTGCTGAGTTAGAAGGAATCCCTGGATCGTCTGCTGCTCGTGAACGTGGGAAAGGATTCCATAACGTAGCCGATAAGTCTTTACAAGTAGTTGCCAAACAAGCGGCTGATTTTGATAGAGCGAAAGGATTATCTGTTATGGAAAACATTTTGCAAGCAAATAGCGATATTAAAGCCGTGTTTGCGCATAACGACGAGATGGCATTAGGTGCACTTGAAGCATTGAAGTCTGCTGGAAAAACGGATGTAGTCGTTGTTGGATTTGATGCAACAGAAGATGCTGTGAAAGCGGTTAATGATGGGCGTATGGCTGCAACAGTCGCTCAAAAACCAGAATTAATCGGAGAGAAGGCGATGCAAACAGCAAAAGAGATAACACAAGGTAAAAAAGTGGACAAATCTATTCCGATTGAATTAGAGCTTATTAAGAAAAATAAATAA
- a CDS encoding amino acid deaminase/aldolase produces MDRGLFKEVPLPCAFLDEVALDRNIQSIIELSGNKKIRIASKSLRSVPIMQKILAANDRFQGIMCFSPREILFLIEQGFNDLLLGYPAYDERALYEISLLTKKGFIITCMVDCEEHIVYLENIAEKSKGCFRVCLDIDMSSRFFQFHFGVQRSPVKNVQDALKVVEKVRRSSYLMLDGVMGYEAQIAGVGDHIPNQWLKSKVISYLKQKSVLEVKERREHIVKAIQNIGIELRFVNGGGTGSIKTTEKDNSVSEITVGSAFYSPKLFDYYKEVKFHPAVGFALPVVRKPVPFIYTCLGGGYIASGAVGKDKEPEVWRPKGAKLLALEGAGEVQTPIFYNGEERVDIGESILFRHSKAGELCERFPFLYRVKKGEIVGEYSTYRGDGQCFL; encoded by the coding sequence GTGGATCGAGGACTTTTTAAAGAAGTTCCATTACCTTGTGCATTTTTGGATGAAGTGGCTTTAGATAGAAATATTCAATCGATTATAGAGTTAAGTGGAAATAAAAAGATTCGTATAGCGAGTAAATCGTTACGCTCTGTTCCGATTATGCAAAAGATTTTAGCTGCAAATGATCGATTTCAAGGTATTATGTGCTTTTCACCTAGAGAGATTTTATTTTTAATAGAACAAGGATTTAATGATTTATTGCTTGGATATCCTGCTTACGATGAAAGAGCTCTGTATGAAATTAGTTTGTTAACAAAGAAAGGTTTCATTATAACTTGTATGGTGGATTGTGAAGAGCATATTGTGTATTTAGAAAACATTGCTGAGAAATCTAAAGGATGTTTTCGTGTTTGTTTGGATATTGATATGAGTAGTCGTTTCTTTCAATTTCATTTTGGTGTACAAAGGTCCCCAGTAAAAAATGTGCAGGATGCGTTGAAAGTAGTAGAAAAGGTGAGAAGGTCATCATATTTAATGTTAGATGGTGTGATGGGTTATGAAGCTCAAATTGCTGGGGTGGGAGATCATATACCGAATCAATGGTTGAAAAGTAAAGTGATTTCGTATTTAAAGCAGAAATCAGTGCTAGAAGTTAAAGAAAGAAGAGAACATATTGTAAAAGCAATACAAAACATTGGTATTGAGCTAAGGTTTGTAAATGGAGGCGGAACAGGAAGCATAAAAACAACCGAGAAAGATAATTCAGTTTCAGAGATTACAGTAGGTTCTGCTTTTTATTCTCCAAAGCTGTTTGATTATTATAAAGAGGTGAAATTTCATCCAGCGGTCGGATTTGCCTTACCAGTTGTGCGGAAACCAGTCCCGTTTATTTACACTTGCCTAGGTGGTGGATATATTGCTTCAGGAGCAGTTGGAAAAGATAAAGAGCCTGAAGTTTGGAGACCGAAGGGTGCAAAACTATTAGCTTTAGAAGGTGCTGGAGAGGTACAAACACCAATTTTTTATAACGGCGAGGAACGAGTGGATATAGGAGAGTCCATATTGTTTCGCCATAGTAAAGCTGGTGAGTTATGTGAGCGTTTTCCTTTTTTGTATCGTGTTAAAAAAGGAGAGATTGTTGGGGAGTATTCAACATATCGGGGGGATGGCCAATGCTTTCTATAA
- a CDS encoding MFS transporter, protein MKYFIYFIVIVAFLDTFSQLPIMSTFAQSLGGTPLIIGLVVGMYSFANMIGNIIAGAAVDKFGAKKILYISMGITSFIVLLYTVVQSGEQLLVVRFMHGFSDGFLIPAAFTFLSKQTNAKRQGKAMALSGAAVGTAAIVGPAFSGIMKATAGVEWVFITISILMALGTIVSLFFLPNNVSRKDTSRTQMMNKEDMIELLKSEPLLQAYIGAFTLMFSQGIVTYMLPVKVEALALKASTTGMMLSVFGITAILFFLLPTNRIYDRFNRSKLMLIGIAVMAFALSLLGLFATKGMLFIVMMIYGIGFAILFPSINALLVENTTDDNRGKAFGLFYAFFSLGVVAGSFTVGAIGASPSISFIIGTAFLLTFAGMIYVRSKVKKTMMG, encoded by the coding sequence TTGAAATATTTTATTTACTTTATCGTTATCGTGGCTTTTTTAGATACATTTTCACAATTACCTATTATGAGTACTTTCGCTCAAAGCCTTGGAGGAACCCCTCTTATTATCGGGCTAGTTGTCGGTATGTACTCATTCGCTAATATGATCGGTAATATTATTGCTGGAGCAGCTGTCGATAAATTTGGTGCAAAAAAAATCCTTTATATAAGCATGGGAATTACGAGTTTCATAGTCTTGTTATACACCGTTGTTCAAAGTGGTGAACAACTATTAGTTGTTCGCTTTATGCATGGATTTAGTGATGGCTTTTTAATTCCTGCTGCCTTTACATTTTTATCAAAACAAACAAATGCAAAAAGACAAGGAAAAGCAATGGCTCTATCTGGTGCTGCTGTTGGAACAGCGGCAATCGTAGGACCTGCTTTCAGCGGTATTATGAAAGCAACAGCTGGCGTAGAATGGGTCTTCATTACTATTTCTATTTTAATGGCTCTTGGTACAATCGTATCTCTATTCTTCTTACCAAATAACGTATCAAGAAAAGATACATCAAGAACGCAAATGATGAACAAAGAAGATATGATTGAACTGTTAAAATCAGAACCGTTATTACAAGCATATATTGGTGCTTTCACATTAATGTTTTCACAAGGAATTGTCACTTATATGTTACCAGTAAAAGTTGAGGCATTAGCGCTTAAAGCATCTACAACAGGCATGATGTTAAGTGTATTTGGTATTACTGCTATCCTCTTCTTCTTGCTTCCAACAAATCGTATTTACGATCGATTTAATCGTTCGAAACTAATGCTAATCGGAATTGCAGTTATGGCATTCGCATTATCTTTACTCGGATTATTTGCTACAAAAGGTATGCTCTTTATTGTAATGATGATTTATGGAATTGGATTCGCAATCCTCTTTCCGTCTATTAACGCTTTACTCGTTGAAAATACTACAGACGATAATCGCGGAAAGGCATTCGGATTATTTTATGCCTTCTTCTCATTAGGAGTTGTTGCTGGCTCCTTTACAGTCGGCGCAATCGGAGCATCACCTAGCATCAGCTTCATTATCGGGACAGCATTTTTATTAACATTTGCTGGTATGATTTATGTAAGAAGCAAAGTAAAAAAGACAATGATGGGATAA
- the sph gene encoding sphingomyelinase C — MKGKLLKGVLSLGVGLGALYSGTSAQAEASTNQNDTLKVMTHNVYMLSTNLYPNWGQTERADLIGAADYIKNQDVVILNEVFDNSASDRLLGNLKKEYPNQTAVLGRSSGSEWDKTLGNYSSSTPEDGGVAIVSKWPIAEKIQYVFAKGCGPDNLSNKGFVYTKIKKNDRFIHVIGTHLQAEDSMCGKTSPASVRTDQLKEIQDFIKNKNIPKNEYVLIGGDMNVNKINTENKNDSEYASMFKTLNASVPSYTGHTATWDATTNSIAKYNFPDSPAEYLDYIIASKDHANPSYIENKVLQPKSPQWTVTSWFQKYTYNDYSDHYPVEATLSMK, encoded by the coding sequence GTGAAAGGTAAATTGCTAAAAGGTGTACTTAGCTTAGGTGTTGGTTTAGGGGCTTTATATAGCGGAACGTCAGCTCAAGCAGAAGCGTCTACAAATCAAAATGATACATTAAAAGTGATGACGCATAATGTATATATGCTATCAACAAACTTATATCCGAACTGGGGACAAACTGAGCGTGCTGATTTAATTGGGGCGGCAGATTATATAAAGAATCAAGATGTAGTTATATTAAATGAAGTGTTTGATAATAGCGCCTCAGATCGTTTATTAGGGAATTTGAAGAAAGAATATCCAAATCAAACAGCGGTATTAGGTCGTAGTAGTGGTAGCGAATGGGACAAGACGTTAGGAAACTATTCATCTTCAACTCCTGAAGATGGTGGCGTTGCGATTGTGAGCAAATGGCCAATCGCTGAAAAGATTCAATATGTATTTGCAAAAGGATGCGGGCCAGATAATTTATCGAATAAAGGATTTGTATACACGAAAATTAAGAAAAATGATCGTTTCATTCACGTGATTGGTACGCATTTGCAAGCGGAAGATAGCATGTGCGGAAAAACTTCACCTGCATCTGTACGTACAGACCAATTAAAAGAAATTCAAGACTTTATTAAAAATAAAAATATACCAAAGAATGAGTATGTGTTAATTGGTGGTGATATGAACGTAAATAAAATAAATACAGAGAACAAGAATGATTCAGAGTATGCATCTATGTTTAAAACATTGAACGCTTCTGTACCATCTTATACTGGACATACAGCGACTTGGGACGCGACGACAAACAGTATTGCAAAATATAATTTCCCTGATAGTCCTGCTGAGTATTTAGATTATATTATTGCAAGTAAAGACCATGCGAACCCATCGTATATAGAGAATAAGGTGTTACAGCCGAAATCTCCACAATGGACTGTTACATCATGGTTCCAAAAATATACGTATAATGATTACTCTGATCATTATCCAGTAGAGGCGACTCTTTCTATGAAGTAG
- the inhA2 gene encoding M6 family metalloprotease immune inhibitor InhA2: protein MRRKAPFKVLSSLAIAAIIGCTSVMSAPLAYAETPAKEKENVSTTPIDYNLIQEDRLAEALKERGTINPASSKEETKKAVEQYIEKKQGDQANKEILPDAHSQETSDFTKKVKEKKMEEKENVKKTEKNVSLEQKPEPNKKQLNGQVPTSKAKQAPYKGSVRSDKVLVLLVEFSDYKHNNIDQTPGYMYSKDFSREHYQKMLFGKEPYTLFDGSKVKTFKQYYEEQSGGSYTTDGYVTEWLTVPGKASDYGADGSSGHDNKGPKGARDLVKEALHAAAEKGLDLSQFDQFDRYDTNGDGNQNEPDGVIDHLMVIHAGVGQEAGGGKLGDDAIWSHRSKLAVDPVAIEGTKSKVDYFGGKVAAHDYTIEPEDGAVGVFAHEFGHDLGLPDEYDTKYTGNGSPVEAWSLMSGGSWTGKIAGTEPTSFSPQNKDFLQKNMGGNWAKILEVDYDKIKSGVGVPTYIDQSVTKSNRPGVVRVNLPGKSVETIKPEFGKHAYYSTRGDDMHTTLETPFFDLTKGTNAKFDYKANYELEAECDFVEVHAVTEDGTKTLIDRLGEKVVQGDKDTTDGKWIDKSYDLSQFKGKKVKLQFDYITDPAVTYKGFAMDNVNVTVDGQVVFSDDAEGQSKMNLNGFVVSDGTEKKAHYYYLEWRNYAGSDNGLKAGKGPVYNTGLVVWYADDSFKDNWVGMHPGEGFLGVVDSHPEALVGNLNGKPAYGNTGMQIADAAFSFDKTPAWSVNSLTRGQFNYSGLQGVTTFDDSKVYSNKQIADAGRKVPNLGLKFQVVGQAEDKSAGAVWIKR from the coding sequence ATGAGAAGAAAAGCCCCATTTAAAGTGTTGTCATCATTAGCAATTGCAGCAATTATCGGATGCACATCTGTAATGAGTGCGCCGTTAGCATATGCAGAAACGCCAGCAAAAGAGAAAGAGAATGTGTCTACAACGCCAATTGATTACAATTTAATTCAAGAAGATCGTTTAGCGGAAGCTTTGAAAGAAAGAGGAACAATTAATCCAGCATCTTCTAAAGAAGAGACGAAAAAGGCTGTCGAGCAATATATTGAAAAGAAACAAGGAGATCAGGCGAACAAAGAAATTCTTCCAGATGCTCACTCACAAGAAACGTCTGATTTCACAAAAAAAGTAAAAGAGAAAAAGATGGAAGAAAAGGAAAATGTAAAAAAGACTGAAAAAAATGTTAGCCTTGAGCAAAAGCCAGAACCAAATAAAAAGCAATTGAATGGGCAAGTTCCAACTTCAAAAGCAAAGCAAGCTCCATATAAAGGATCTGTTCGATCGGATAAAGTATTAGTGCTACTCGTTGAATTTAGTGATTATAAACATAATAATATTGATCAAACACCAGGTTATATGTATTCGAAAGACTTCAGTAGAGAACATTATCAAAAGATGTTGTTCGGTAAGGAGCCTTATACATTATTTGATGGTTCAAAAGTAAAAACGTTTAAACAATACTATGAAGAGCAGTCTGGTGGTAGTTATACGACAGACGGATATGTAACGGAGTGGCTAACAGTTCCAGGAAAAGCATCTGATTATGGAGCTGATGGTAGCAGTGGTCACGATAATAAAGGTCCGAAAGGTGCACGTGATTTAGTGAAAGAAGCTTTGCATGCAGCTGCTGAGAAAGGACTAGATTTATCTCAGTTTGATCAGTTTGATAGATATGATACAAACGGGGATGGGAATCAAAACGAACCTGACGGTGTAATTGATCATTTAATGGTAATCCATGCTGGTGTTGGTCAAGAAGCTGGTGGCGGTAAATTAGGTGATGATGCGATCTGGTCACATCGTTCAAAATTAGCAGTAGATCCAGTAGCGATTGAAGGTACAAAATCAAAGGTAGATTACTTTGGTGGAAAAGTAGCAGCACATGATTACACAATTGAACCAGAAGATGGAGCTGTAGGTGTGTTTGCGCATGAATTTGGACATGATCTTGGATTACCAGATGAATATGACACGAAATATACTGGAAATGGTTCACCAGTCGAAGCTTGGTCATTAATGAGTGGAGGTAGTTGGACAGGGAAAATCGCAGGAACAGAGCCGACTAGTTTTTCACCACAAAATAAAGACTTCTTACAAAAGAATATGGGTGGCAACTGGGCAAAAATATTAGAAGTAGATTACGATAAAATTAAGAGTGGTGTGGGAGTTCCTACATATATTGATCAAAGTGTTACGAAATCAAATCGTCCCGGCGTTGTACGTGTTAACTTACCAGGTAAAAGTGTTGAAACGATTAAACCGGAGTTTGGAAAGCATGCATATTATAGTACAAGAGGCGATGATATGCATACAACGTTAGAGACACCATTCTTTGATTTAACGAAAGGAACAAATGCAAAATTCGATTATAAAGCAAATTATGAGTTAGAAGCAGAGTGCGATTTCGTCGAAGTACATGCAGTAACAGAAGATGGAACGAAAACATTAATTGATAGACTTGGAGAAAAAGTAGTCCAAGGAGATAAAGATACAACAGATGGGAAATGGATTGATAAATCATATGATTTAAGTCAATTTAAAGGCAAAAAAGTGAAACTACAATTCGACTATATTACAGATCCGGCTGTAACATATAAAGGTTTTGCGATGGACAATGTAAATGTAACTGTTGATGGACAAGTTGTATTTTCTGATGATGCAGAAGGACAGTCTAAAATGAATTTAAATGGTTTTGTTGTTTCTGATGGGACAGAGAAGAAAGCTCATTATTACTACTTAGAGTGGAGAAACTATGCGGGATCAGATAATGGTTTAAAAGCAGGAAAAGGTCCAGTGTATAATACAGGTCTTGTCGTTTGGTATGCAGATGATAGTTTCAAAGATAACTGGGTTGGGATGCATCCAGGTGAAGGATTCCTTGGTGTTGTTGACTCTCATCCAGAAGCGCTAGTTGGTAATTTAAACGGCAAACCAGCATACGGTAATACGGGCATGCAAATTGCAGATGCTGCATTTTCATTTGATAAAACACCAGCATGGAGTGTAAATTCATTAACACGTGGTCAGTTTAACTATTCTGGATTACAAGGTGTTACAACTTTTGATGATTCAAAAGTATATAGTAACAAGCAAATTGCAGACGCAGGAAGAAAAGTTCCAAACCTTGGACTTAAATTCCAAGTTGTTGGACAGGCAGAAGATAAATCGGCAGGCGCTGTTTGGATTAAACGTTAA
- a CDS encoding potassium channel family protein, translated as MLSFLLTLKRMLRACLRAWKDKEFQVLFVLTILTLISGTIFYSTVEELRPIDALYFSVVTLTTVGDGNFSPQTDFGKIFTILYIFIGIGLVFGFIHKLAVNVQLPSILSNRKKE; from the coding sequence ATGCTTTCATTTTTGTTAACTTTAAAGCGAATGTTAAGAGCCTGTTTACGAGCGTGGAAAGATAAAGAATTTCAAGTATTATTCGTATTAACAATTTTGACTTTAATATCGGGTACGATTTTTTATAGTACAGTTGAAGAATTACGTCCTATTGACGCTTTATATTTTAGTGTGGTCACGTTGACGACTGTCGGTGATGGGAATTTTAGTCCGCAAACTGATTTCGGAAAGATATTTACAATCTTATACATATTTATTGGGATTGGATTAGTGTTTGGATTTATTCATAAGTTAGCAGTTAATGTACAATTGCCAAGTATATTATCGAATAGAAAAAAAGAGTAA
- the cerA gene encoding phospholipase CerA gives MKKKVLALAAAITLVAPLQSVAFAHENDGAQRFGVIPRWSAEDKHKEGVNSHLWIVNRAIDIMSRNTTIVKQDRVALLNEWRTELENGIYAADYENPYYDNSTFASHFYDPDNGKTYIPYAKQAKETGAKYFKLAGESYKNKDMKQAFFYLGLSLHYLGDVNQPMHAANFTNLSYPQGFHSKYENFVDTIKDNYKVTDGNGYWNWKGTNPEDWIHGAAVVAKQDYAGIVNDNTKDWFVRAAVSQEYADKWRAEVTPMTGKRLMDAQRVTAGYIQLWFDTYGNR, from the coding sequence ATGAAAAAGAAAGTACTTGCTTTAGCGGCAGCTATTACATTAGTTGCTCCATTACAAAGTGTTGCATTTGCTCATGAAAATGATGGGGCACAGAGATTTGGAGTTATTCCGCGCTGGTCTGCTGAAGATAAACATAAAGAAGGCGTGAATTCTCATTTATGGATTGTAAACCGTGCAATTGATATTATGTCTCGTAATACTACAATTGTAAAACAAGATCGAGTTGCACTATTAAATGAATGGCGTACGGAGTTAGAGAACGGTATTTATGCTGCTGACTATGAAAATCCTTATTATGATAATAGCACATTTGCTTCACATTTCTATGACCCTGACAATGGGAAAACTTATATTCCGTATGCAAAGCAGGCAAAGGAAACTGGAGCTAAGTATTTTAAGTTAGCTGGTGAGTCTTACAAAAATAAAGATATGAAACAAGCATTCTTCTATTTAGGATTATCTCTTCATTATCTAGGGGATGTAAACCAACCGATGCATGCAGCAAACTTTACGAACCTTTCGTATCCACAAGGGTTCCATTCTAAATATGAAAACTTTGTAGATACGATAAAAGATAACTATAAAGTAACGGATGGAAATGGATATTGGAACTGGAAAGGTACGAATCCAGAAGATTGGATTCATGGAGCGGCAGTAGTTGCGAAACAAGATTACGCTGGCATTGTAAATGATAATACGAAAGATTGGTTCGTGAGAGCTGCTGTATCACAAGAATATGCAGATAAATGGCGCGCTGAAGTTACACCAATGACAGGTAAGCGTTTAATGGATGCACAACGTGTTACTGCTGGATATATTCAGCTTTGGTTTGATACGTACGGAAATCGTTAA
- the bdhA gene encoding (R,R)-butanediol dehydrogenase: MKALLWHNQRDVRVEEVPEPTVKPGTVKIKVKWCGICGTDLHEYLAGPIFIPTEEHPLTHVKAPVILGHEFSGEVIEIGEGVTSHKVGDRVVVEPIYSCGKCEACKHGHYNVCEQLVFHGLGGEGGGFSEYTVVPEDMVHHIPDEMTYEQGALVEPAAVAVHAVRQSKLKEGEAVAVFGCGPIGLLVIQAAKAAGATPVIAVELSKERQELAKLAGADYVLNPATQDVLAEIRNLTNGLGVNVSFEVTGVEVVLRQAIESTSFEGQTVIVSVWEKDATITPNNLVLKEKEVIGILGYRHIFPAVIKLISSGQIQAEKLITKKITVDQVVEEGFEALVKDKTQVKILVSPK, translated from the coding sequence ATGAAAGCACTACTTTGGCATAATCAACGTGATGTACGAGTAGAAGAAGTACCAGAACCAACAGTAAAACCAGGAACAGTGAAAATCAAAGTTAAATGGTGTGGTATTTGTGGGACAGACTTGCATGAATATTTAGCAGGGCCTATTTTTATTCCAACAGAAGAACATCCATTAACACATGTGAAAGCACCTGTTATTTTAGGTCATGAGTTTAGTGGTGAGGTAATAGAGATTGGTGAAGGAGTTACATCTCATAAAGTGGGAGACCGCGTTGTTGTAGAACCAATTTATTCTTGTGGTAAATGTGAAGCTTGTAAACATGGACATTACAATGTTTGTGAACAACTTGTTTTCCACGGTCTTGGCGGAGAAGGCGGCGGTTTCTCTGAATATACAGTAGTACCAGAAGATATGGTTCATCACATTCCAGATGAAATGACGTATGAACAAGGTGCGCTTGTAGAACCAGCAGCAGTAGCAGTTCATGCAGTACGTCAAAGTAAATTAAAAGAAGGGGAAGCTGTAGCAGTATTTGGTTGCGGTCCAATTGGACTTCTTGTTATCCAAGCAGCTAAAGCAGCAGGAGCGACTCCTGTTATTGCAGTTGAACTTTCTAAAGAACGTCAAGAGTTAGCGAAATTAGCAGGTGCGGATTATGTATTAAATCCAGCAACTCAAGATGTGTTAGCTGAAATTCGTAACTTAACAAATGGTTTAGGTGTAAATGTTAGCTTTGAAGTAACAGGTGTTGAAGTTGTACTACGTCAAGCGATTGAAAGTACAAGCTTCGAAGGACAAACTGTAATTGTTAGTGTATGGGAAAAAGACGCAACAATTACTCCAAATAACTTAGTATTAAAAGAAAAAGAAGTTATTGGTATTTTAGGATACCGTCACATCTTCCCAGCTGTTATTAAATTAATTAGCTCTGGTCAAATTCAAGCAGAGAAATTAATTACGAAAAAAATTACAGTCGATCAAGTTGTTGAAGAAGGATTTGAAGCACTTGTAAAAGATAAAACACAAGTGAAAATTCTTGTTTCACCTAAATAA
- the fsa gene encoding fructose-6-phosphate aldolase: protein MKFFIDTANINEIKEANALGVLAGVTTNPSLVAKEGVDFHERIREICNVVEGPVSAEVISLEADKMIEEGKELAKIAPNVVVKVPMTTEGLKAVKAFSDLGIRTNVTLVFSAVQALLAARAGATYVSPFLGRLDDIGHNGMDLIRQIAEIFAIHGIETEIIAASVRHSVHVTDAALNGAHIATIPANVIASLVKHPLTDQGIEKFLADWEKTQEK from the coding sequence ATGAAATTCTTTATTGATACAGCAAACATTAACGAAATTAAAGAGGCAAATGCATTAGGCGTATTAGCTGGAGTAACGACAAATCCATCACTTGTAGCAAAAGAAGGCGTAGATTTTCACGAGCGCATTCGTGAAATTTGCAACGTTGTAGAAGGTCCTGTAAGTGCAGAAGTAATTAGCTTAGAAGCTGATAAAATGATTGAAGAAGGAAAAGAATTAGCGAAAATTGCTCCAAACGTTGTTGTAAAAGTTCCAATGACAACAGAAGGTTTAAAAGCAGTAAAAGCATTCTCTGACTTAGGAATTCGTACAAACGTTACATTAGTATTCTCAGCAGTTCAAGCGTTACTTGCAGCTCGTGCTGGTGCAACATACGTTTCACCATTCTTAGGTCGCTTAGACGATATCGGTCATAACGGTATGGACTTAATTCGTCAAATCGCAGAAATCTTTGCGATTCATGGCATCGAAACAGAAATCATTGCAGCATCTGTACGTCACAGTGTTCACGTAACTGACGCAGCATTAAACGGTGCACATATTGCAACAATCCCAGCAAACGTAATTGCTTCATTAGTGAAGCACCCATTAACAGATCAAGGAATTGAGAAATTCTTAGCTGATTGGGAAAAAACACAAGAGAAATAA